The following is a genomic window from Micromonospora cathayae.
CCCTCGCCGAGAGCGGCCCGATCTGGCTGGCCGTCGGCGCGGCGGCCCTCGCCGGCCTGGTCAGCTTCCTCTCGCCCTGCGTGCTTCCGCTGGTCCCCGGCTACCTGTCGTACGTCACCGGCCTGGCCGGGGCCGACCTGGAAGGCCGCCGGCCGGAGCCGACACCGGGTCCGGAGCAGGAGCCTCCGGCCGACAGCGGCAGCAGCGGCGGAACGACGCTCGCGGTACGCCAGCGACGGGCGGCGACCGTCGCGGTGAAGGGCCGGGTACTCGCCGGGACGCTGCTGTTCATCGCCGGGTTCACCGCCGTCTTCACCGCCACCGCGATCCTCTTCGCCAGCATCGGCAAGGTCCTCTTCCGGTACGAGCGGGTGCTGGAAATGGTCATCGGGGCGCTGGTCATCGTGCTGGGCCTCGCCTTCGTCGGCGTGCTACCCGGACTCCAGCGCGAGTTCCGGATCCAGCGGCTCCCGTCGGCCGGCCTGCTCGGCGCGCCGGTCTTCGGCGCGGTGTTCGCGTTGAGCTGGATGCCGTGCACCGGGCCGACCCTGGGGGCGGTGCTCGGGATGGCCACCGCCGGCGGGCAGACCGACCGGGCGGTGCTGCTCGCGGTGGCGTACTGCCTGGGGCTGGGCCTGCCGTTCGTGGTGTTCGGGCTGGCCTTCCAGCGGCTGCTCGGAGTGTTCCGGCTGATCCGGCGCAACAGCCGCTGGGTGACCCGGGTCGGTGGGGTGCTGATGGTGCTGATCGGCCTGGCCCTGCTCACCGGGGGCTGGCGGGGCTTCGTGATCTGGTTGCAGACCACCTTCGGGCTGGGCGAGGTGAGCATCTGATGACCGCCGTCGACGACCGCCCGGCCGCGCCGTCCGCGCCGGCTCCGCGTCGCCGCCCCAATCCGGTACTGGCCCTGCTGCGCAACTCGTGGCGGCAGCTCACCAGCATGCGTACCGCGCTGATCCTGCTCTTCCTGCTCGCGGTCGCCGCGGTGCCCGGTTCGGTGCTGCCGCAGCGCGGGGTCAACCCGGAGGACGTGGACGACTTCTTCGTCGAGTACCCCGACCTGGCCCCGACGCTGGACCGGATCGGCGGGTTCGAGGTGTTCGGCTCGGTCTGGTTCTCCGCGATCTACCTGCTGCTGTTCACCTCGCTGGTCGGCTGCATCGTGCCCCGGCTGCGCGACCACGTGCGCGCGCTGCGCTCGGTACCGCCGGCCGCGCCGCGCCGGTTGGACCGGTTGCCGCAGCACGCGACGGTGACCGGCCACGACGGCGGCCCGGAGGCCATCGCCGCGGTGCTGCGCCGCCGCCGCTGGCGGGTGGTGGTCCGGGGCAACGAGGTGTCCGCCGAGAAGGGGTACCTCAAGGAGACCGGCAACCTGCTCTTCCACACGTCGCTGATCGCGGTGCTGATCGGCGTGGCGGTCGGTTCGTGGTACGGCTGGAGCGGCAACCGGCTGCTGGTGGCCGGCGACGACAAGGGTTTCTGCAACACCCAGTTCCAGTACGCGGAGTCGAAGTTCGGTGCCCGGGTGCAGAGCCCGGACCTGCCGCCGTTCTGCCTGACCCTGGAGGAGTTCCAGGCCCGGTTCCTGGAGTCCGGCCAGCCGGAGTTCTACAACGCCACGGTGACGGTGACCGAGGACGGCAAGGCGGCCCGGCGGGCGGACTTCTCGGTGAACTCGCCGCTGCGGCTGGACGGGGCGAACGTCTACCTGCTCGGGCACGGGTACG
Proteins encoded in this region:
- a CDS encoding cytochrome c biogenesis CcdA family protein produces the protein MGETFRTLAESGPIWLAVGAAALAGLVSFLSPCVLPLVPGYLSYVTGLAGADLEGRRPEPTPGPEQEPPADSGSSGGTTLAVRQRRAATVAVKGRVLAGTLLFIAGFTAVFTATAILFASIGKVLFRYERVLEMVIGALVIVLGLAFVGVLPGLQREFRIQRLPSAGLLGAPVFGAVFALSWMPCTGPTLGAVLGMATAGGQTDRAVLLAVAYCLGLGLPFVVFGLAFQRLLGVFRLIRRNSRWVTRVGGVLMVLIGLALLTGGWRGFVIWLQTTFGLGEVSI
- the resB gene encoding cytochrome c biogenesis protein ResB yields the protein MTAVDDRPAAPSAPAPRRRPNPVLALLRNSWRQLTSMRTALILLFLLAVAAVPGSVLPQRGVNPEDVDDFFVEYPDLAPTLDRIGGFEVFGSVWFSAIYLLLFTSLVGCIVPRLRDHVRALRSVPPAAPRRLDRLPQHATVTGHDGGPEAIAAVLRRRRWRVVVRGNEVSAEKGYLKETGNLLFHTSLIAVLIGVAVGSWYGWSGNRLLVAGDDKGFCNTQFQYAESKFGARVQSPDLPPFCLTLEEFQARFLESGQPEFYNATVTVTEDGKAARRADFSVNSPLRLDGANVYLLGHGYAPVLRYTDRNGVTQTSAEPFLTIDGTLTGEGVAMFPDVNVDPATGKRDPDLQIAFEGLYLPTAPDSPPYVRSEHPTERNPAVFLVAYRGNLGVDAGIPGSVYRLDQRQVANGKLKQLGEAKLLRPGEKWTLDDGSSLEFLGTRPFITLSVRYDPGSTVLLVSCGVLLVGLMGSLFGRRRRVWFRVLPAGADVPAGAPAGVVDVPAGAPADVPAGAADGAADPDGRSTTGGSSVVQAGGLPRTEYPGFAAEFSQLVEAVRGADRATEGPREGTE